The proteins below are encoded in one region of Nonomuraea helvata:
- a CDS encoding dihydrofolate reductase family protein, whose amino-acid sequence MISGAPSGLHSGRPLRPRRSYGQGHLLDEHLDRRLHRGSRRWHGLPGPGRRLSQAENQTAPERVPIVRRKDAVSVATRLKQEIDGTLQLGGAGLATSLLDLIDEFWVYALPMIVGGGKPYPPVGEKLRLRLVEHRSFAAGTMFRRYVRP is encoded by the coding sequence ATGATTTCCGGCGCTCCATCGGGTCTCCACTCTGGACGACCTTTACGACCAAGGAGGAGTTATGGGCAAGGTCATCTACTGGATGAACACCTCGATCGACGGCTACATCGAGGATCGCGACGGTGGCATGGACTTCCTGGACCCGGACGACGACTTTCACAGGCGGAGAACCAGACCGCCCCCGAACGGGTCCCGATCGTCCGTCGCAAGGACGCCGTGTCCGTGGCGACACGCCTCAAGCAGGAGATCGACGGCACCCTCCAGCTCGGCGGCGCCGGGTTGGCCACCTCCCTGCTGGACCTGATCGACGAGTTCTGGGTGTACGCGCTCCCCATGATCGTCGGGGGCGGCAAGCCGTACCCGCCGGTGGGAGAAAAGCTGCGGCTGCGCCTGGTCGAGCACCGTTCCTTCGCCGCAGGAACCATGTTCCGGCGCTACGTGCGCCCCTGA
- a CDS encoding aminoglycoside phosphotransferase family protein, which translates to MSLEPVEAVLVVVDQGGDVLCDMAGDQPALPRIRFDVRWPPMDSELTDRVRRELGLATVVLEPLDFTTVVLLAAGGTRPDSADGFAWHGHDAVIGQSLVLDRRTARTPPPASDWFRPGWFERAESYIDGEIKAAGRVRLGPTRQIKHWSMSAVLRTPTDRGDLYLKAVLPRLAREPDITRYLASLRIAPFATITAMSPGDRWWLAEDFGGVDGWAASKEQRRACLTQLVMVQKETVHRGDELIAAGCVPLTPASLADGVRSTMARDDVWRAPKLPKNLNRALTDEEADRLQALTPYLVECAERLDEAAIPATIVHRDFHPGNVVVRDDEILLHDWSFATVTNPLFDLASWLHDASEPDAATYLDTCFAAWADTVAPERMRGAWRMAKPLAAVVEIMKLIELADIVGPDHDFNWLPMTYGWGRRLLNAATDPDLTINGWR; encoded by the coding sequence ATGTCGCTCGAACCCGTGGAGGCCGTGCTGGTAGTCGTCGACCAGGGCGGTGACGTGCTCTGCGACATGGCCGGCGACCAACCGGCGCTGCCGCGGATCCGGTTCGACGTCAGGTGGCCGCCGATGGACAGCGAGCTGACCGATCGTGTTCGTCGCGAACTCGGGCTGGCCACGGTGGTCCTGGAGCCGTTGGACTTCACGACAGTGGTACTGCTGGCGGCGGGCGGGACGCGGCCGGACTCCGCCGACGGGTTCGCGTGGCACGGTCATGATGCGGTGATCGGGCAGAGCCTGGTGCTCGACCGCAGGACGGCGCGAACCCCGCCGCCCGCCTCCGACTGGTTCAGGCCCGGCTGGTTCGAGCGAGCCGAGTCCTACATCGACGGGGAGATAAAGGCCGCCGGTCGCGTGCGGCTCGGTCCTACCCGCCAGATCAAGCACTGGAGCATGTCCGCCGTACTCCGCACGCCGACTGACCGGGGTGACCTGTACCTCAAAGCGGTCCTGCCGAGGCTGGCTCGCGAACCGGACATCACTCGATATCTGGCGTCATTGCGCATCGCGCCGTTCGCCACCATCACCGCGATGTCACCCGGTGACCGCTGGTGGCTCGCCGAGGACTTCGGCGGTGTGGACGGCTGGGCCGCCTCCAAGGAGCAGCGTCGCGCATGCCTGACACAGCTGGTCATGGTGCAGAAGGAGACCGTTCACCGCGGGGACGAGCTGATCGCCGCGGGCTGTGTCCCGCTCACCCCGGCCTCGCTGGCCGACGGCGTGCGGTCAACCATGGCCCGCGACGACGTCTGGCGGGCGCCCAAGCTTCCGAAGAACCTGAACCGGGCGCTGACGGACGAGGAGGCCGACCGGCTGCAGGCACTGACGCCGTACCTGGTCGAGTGCGCCGAGCGCCTGGACGAGGCGGCCATCCCGGCGACGATCGTCCACCGCGACTTCCACCCCGGCAATGTGGTCGTGCGCGACGATGAGATCCTGTTGCACGACTGGAGCTTCGCCACCGTCACGAACCCGCTGTTCGACCTGGCCTCATGGCTGCACGACGCGTCCGAGCCGGACGCCGCGACCTACCTCGACACCTGCTTCGCCGCCTGGGCCGACACCGTCGCTCCGGAACGGATGCGGGGCGCATGGCGCATGGCCAAGCCGCTCGCCGCGGTGGTGGAGATCATGAAGCTGATCGAGCTGGCCGACATCGTCGGACCGGATCACGACTTCAACTGGCTGCCGATGACCTACGGTTGGGGCCGGCGGCTGCTGAACGCGGCCACCGACCCCGACCTGACCATCAACGGTTGGCGATAG